A section of the Prochlorococcus marinus XMU1402 genome encodes:
- a CDS encoding phosphatidate cytidylyltransferase: MRFRSGLLIGIFGLIVVLLGGWVFALATALLTYLASLEFFRMAEFKGIKPATKTTLFSSFIIIISTYFESIGLLEGEISNSILPICSVGICTWLLLQPKSGTISDIAASIFGLFYLGFLPSYWIKLRGLESMIKSSYQGFISFENLSNTTGLHLTLTSCFLIVASDIGSYFIGKSFGKTSLSPISPSKTIEGLIGGISCSIVLAIFFAFLLNWDYPLLIGILYGILISLMALVGDLIESMMKRDAKIKDSGTFLPGHGGILDRIDSYIFTPSVLYYIFILIRYLN; the protein is encoded by the coding sequence ATGAGATTTAGAAGCGGATTACTAATAGGAATTTTTGGTTTAATTGTTGTTTTGTTAGGGGGGTGGGTTTTTGCACTAGCAACAGCCTTGCTTACTTATTTAGCATCATTGGAATTCTTTAGAATGGCAGAATTTAAAGGAATAAAACCAGCTACAAAAACTACATTATTTTCATCTTTTATTATTATAATTTCTACTTATTTTGAGAGCATAGGTCTGCTTGAAGGAGAAATATCAAATTCAATTTTGCCAATTTGTTCAGTTGGAATATGCACTTGGTTACTTTTGCAACCAAAATCTGGAACAATTTCAGATATTGCAGCCTCTATTTTTGGTTTATTCTATTTAGGTTTTTTACCTAGTTACTGGATTAAGTTAAGGGGATTAGAGTCCATGATAAAAAGTTCATATCAAGGCTTTATTTCTTTTGAAAACTTATCAAATACTACAGGTCTGCATTTAACTTTAACATCTTGTTTTTTAATTGTAGCTAGTGATATTGGGTCTTATTTCATAGGTAAGTCATTTGGAAAAACATCTCTTTCTCCAATATCTCCAAGCAAAACAATAGAAGGTTTAATTGGAGGGATATCCTGTTCAATTGTACTTGCAATATTTTTTGCATTTTTACTTAATTGGGACTATCCATTATTAATTGGCATATTATATGGAATTCTAATTTCTCTTATGGCATTAGTTGGAGATTTAATTGAATCAATGATGAAGAGAGATGCAAAAATAAAAGATTCAGGAACTTTTTTACCTGGACATGGAGGGATTCTTGACAGAATTGATAGTTACAT
- a CDS encoding aminotransferase class I/II-fold pyridoxal phosphate-dependent enzyme, producing the protein MSISSFLTKKFLKSLFFPAHNRGAALPQKLVKLLKNPPGYWDLPELPELGSPISQSGLIAKSQREFSERFKTKGCFFGVNGASGLIQSAVIAMANPGEILLMPRNVHVSVIKTCAMQNILPIFFDLESSSETGHYKPLTKNWLESVFKKINFNEKKIAGVILVSPSYQGYAGDLEPLINLCHQKNLPVLVDEAHGSYFLFCEKLNLPKSALLSNADLVVHSLHKSLNGLTQTAALWYKGNLVNEHNLIRSINLLQTTSPSSLLLSSCEESIKDWLNKKSFLKYQKRILEAKSIYKRLIQKNIPLIETQDPLKIVVNTSMVGIDGFTADNFFYRNGLIAELPEMMTLTFCLGFANQKDFLNLFEKLWSELLLKTKRMKSLEVLKSPFKLVQAPEIDIGVAWRSKTRKIPFSQSLNKISGDIICPYPPGVPLLVPGEKIDANRFNWIKKQSLCNKDLVNFNIRVL; encoded by the coding sequence ATGAGCATTTCATCTTTTCTAACTAAGAAGTTTTTGAAGTCACTGTTCTTTCCAGCACATAATAGAGGGGCCGCTTTACCTCAGAAATTGGTTAAATTATTAAAAAATCCCCCTGGATACTGGGATTTACCGGAACTACCAGAGTTAGGCTCACCAATATCCCAAAGCGGACTAATAGCAAAGTCTCAGAGAGAATTCTCGGAAAGATTCAAAACTAAGGGCTGTTTTTTTGGAGTTAATGGAGCCTCTGGATTAATACAATCAGCAGTAATTGCAATGGCAAATCCAGGCGAAATTCTATTAATGCCAAGAAATGTACATGTAAGTGTTATAAAAACTTGTGCGATGCAAAATATACTCCCAATATTCTTTGACTTAGAATCCTCATCAGAAACAGGCCATTACAAACCTTTAACTAAAAACTGGTTGGAAAGTGTATTTAAAAAAATAAATTTTAATGAAAAAAAAATTGCAGGAGTAATTCTTGTAAGTCCCTCTTATCAAGGTTATGCGGGTGATCTAGAGCCTTTAATAAATCTTTGTCATCAAAAAAATTTACCTGTTTTGGTTGATGAAGCTCATGGCTCTTATTTCCTTTTTTGTGAAAAACTTAATTTACCAAAATCCGCTTTACTATCAAACGCCGATTTAGTCGTTCACTCATTGCATAAGTCACTCAATGGTTTAACTCAAACCGCAGCACTTTGGTACAAAGGAAATCTAGTAAATGAGCATAATTTAATAAGGAGTATCAATTTATTGCAAACCACTAGTCCAAGTTCCTTATTACTTTCTTCTTGTGAAGAATCTATTAAAGATTGGCTTAATAAAAAAAGTTTTTTAAAATATCAAAAAAGAATTTTAGAAGCAAAAAGTATATACAAAAGATTAATCCAAAAGAATATACCTTTAATAGAAACCCAAGACCCATTAAAAATAGTAGTAAATACCTCTATGGTTGGGATCGATGGTTTTACTGCCGACAATTTTTTTTATAGAAATGGTCTTATTGCTGAATTACCAGAAATGATGACTCTCACTTTTTGTTTAGGATTTGCGAATCAAAAAGATTTTCTTAATTTATTTGAAAAGTTGTGGAGTGAATTACTATTAAAGACTAAAAGAATGAAAAGTTTAGAGGTGTTAAAGTCGCCCTTTAAATTAGTGCAAGCACCTGAAATTGATATTGGAGTTGCTTGGAGAAGTAAGACTCGAAAGATTCCTTTCTCACAATCATTAAACAAAATATCTGGAGATATTATTTGCCCTTATCCTCCTGGGGTACCTCTACTAGTTCCTGGAGAAAAAATAGATGCGAATAGGTTTAATTGGATAAAAAAACAAAGTTTATGCAACAAAGATCTGGTAAATTTTAATATAAGAGTTTTGTGA